Proteins found in one Streptomyces sp. NBC_00461 genomic segment:
- a CDS encoding glycoside hydrolase family 43 protein yields the protein MSATPLPSRRLFLGMAAAVPLSMTGALTIGSQSAGAATGSPFVMGYFTWSPNGLGADYGLHLAVSTDALQWMPLNQNNPVVTPTGGTGGLRDPFFLPKQDGSFVVMATDLKGTDWTKQSQYIHVWDSADLRSFDNYRLLKLHSMATHSWAPEAFWDASRGQYAIIYSSVNSSGHNVIMVNYTTDFKTVTSPQVFFDPGHDIIDGDLAVGVNGVNYLYVKDHNKLVGAKSTSLDPGSFTIFTSGVAPQGGIEAPILAQASGTWYLWGDADGLFYAWQTSDLSTGTWTASDRRVYTQPLNSKHATIQQIPQTVYDNLVAKWGTPAWNRLKSYNFPDRYWRHADYIGRIDPYPFDPYTDSEWKLVPGLADSSGVSFQSVNNPTRYLRHSYYQLRLDVNDGTTKFAQDATFHKTAGLADSSWSSFRSYNYPDRYIRHYDYVLRIDPISTATARADATFSVWY from the coding sequence ATGAGCGCAACTCCCCTCCCGTCGCGCCGGCTGTTCCTCGGTATGGCCGCGGCCGTGCCGCTGTCCATGACCGGCGCGCTGACCATCGGTAGCCAGTCCGCGGGCGCCGCGACGGGCTCCCCGTTCGTCATGGGCTACTTCACCTGGTCGCCGAACGGCCTTGGCGCGGACTACGGCCTGCACCTTGCGGTCAGCACCGACGCGCTGCAGTGGATGCCGCTGAATCAGAACAACCCCGTAGTGACCCCGACCGGGGGCACGGGTGGTCTGCGTGATCCCTTCTTCCTGCCCAAGCAGGACGGCAGCTTCGTCGTCATGGCGACCGACCTGAAGGGCACCGACTGGACGAAGCAGAGCCAGTACATCCACGTCTGGGACTCCGCCGACCTGCGCTCCTTCGACAACTACCGCCTGCTGAAGCTGCACTCGATGGCCACCCACAGCTGGGCGCCCGAAGCCTTCTGGGACGCCTCCCGTGGCCAGTACGCCATCATCTACTCGTCCGTCAACAGCAGCGGACACAACGTGATCATGGTGAACTACACCACGGACTTCAAGACGGTGACGTCGCCGCAGGTCTTCTTCGACCCGGGTCACGACATCATCGACGGCGACCTGGCCGTGGGCGTGAACGGCGTCAACTACCTGTACGTCAAGGACCACAACAAGCTCGTGGGTGCGAAGTCCACCTCTCTCGATCCCGGCAGCTTCACCATCTTCACCTCGGGCGTGGCGCCGCAGGGAGGCATCGAGGCCCCGATCCTCGCCCAGGCTTCCGGCACCTGGTACCTGTGGGGCGACGCCGACGGGTTGTTCTACGCCTGGCAGACCAGCGACCTTTCCACCGGCACCTGGACCGCCTCCGACCGGCGCGTCTACACCCAGCCGCTGAACTCCAAACACGCCACCATCCAGCAGATTCCCCAGACGGTGTACGACAACCTGGTCGCCAAGTGGGGCACGCCCGCCTGGAACCGGCTGAAGTCCTACAACTTCCCGGACAGGTACTGGCGGCACGCCGACTACATCGGCCGCATCGACCCGTACCCGTTCGACCCGTACACCGACTCGGAATGGAAGCTGGTGCCGGGGCTGGCCGACTCCTCCGGCGTCTCCTTCCAGTCCGTCAACAACCCGACCCGCTACCTGCGGCACTCCTACTACCAGCTGCGACTGGACGTCAACGACGGCACCACGAAGTTCGCCCAGGACGCCACCTTCCACAAGACCGCCGGGCTCGCCGACTCGTCCTGGTCGTCGTTCCGCTCGTACAACTACCCGGACCGCTACATCCGGCACTACGACTACGTGCTGCGCATCGACCCCATCTCCACCGCCACTGCCAGGGCCGACGCCACCTTCTCCGTCTGGTACTGA
- a CDS encoding TetR/AcrR family transcriptional regulator: MTSPRPLRADAARNRARIMTAAHEQITEHGPEVSMEQIAAAAGVAVGTLYKHFPNKSDLVASVVAASFETLADDAEECLQRESQGSPAMAELTGFLSRVMDTVAHNRAVKAAAYALGADHAAHPAMQEVETRVTQALGRLIRTAQAQGGLRADFTVDDLYLMLFTLPADQPPTARARWLALLLTGLTAR; encoded by the coding sequence ATGACCTCACCCCGACCGCTGCGTGCCGACGCGGCCCGCAACCGCGCCAGGATCATGACCGCGGCGCATGAGCAGATCACCGAGCACGGGCCCGAGGTGTCGATGGAGCAGATCGCCGCTGCTGCGGGCGTCGCGGTCGGAACCCTGTACAAGCACTTCCCGAACAAGAGCGACCTGGTCGCATCCGTGGTCGCCGCCTCGTTCGAAACACTCGCCGACGACGCCGAAGAGTGCCTGCAACGCGAGAGCCAGGGTTCACCCGCCATGGCGGAGCTCACCGGCTTCCTCAGCCGTGTGATGGACACCGTCGCCCACAACCGCGCCGTCAAAGCAGCCGCGTACGCGCTCGGCGCCGACCACGCAGCCCACCCCGCCATGCAGGAGGTGGAGACCCGCGTCACCCAGGCCCTCGGCCGGCTCATCCGCACCGCACAAGCCCAGGGCGGTCTGCGCGCCGACTTCACCGTCGACGACCTGTACCTGATGCTCTTCACCCTCCCCGCCGACCAGCCACCCACCGCCCGCGCCCGATGGCTCGCCCTCCTGCTCACCGGGCTCACCGCCCGCTGA
- a CDS encoding SDR family NAD(P)-dependent oxidoreductase, translating to MASTTDRWTEQDIPAQDGKVAVVTGANSGLGMQTARALAEHGAHVVLAVRNLDKGREALARISERAPGAKLSLQRLDLASLKSVRAAADELHTAHPKIDLLINNAGVMFTPRQKTEDGFDMQFGVNHLGHFALTGLLLDLMLPVPGSRVVTVSSFGHRIRADIHFDDLQFDRSYNRVVAYGQAKLANLMFTYELQRRLAPHHTTIAAAAHPGVSDTELIQNMSGLVRKGSELVQPLLTQPAAMGALPTLRAATDPAVTGGQFYGPNGVGGTRGYPEVVASSKKSHDTAVQQRLWAVSEQLTDVRFSV from the coding sequence ATGGCCAGCACGACCGACCGGTGGACCGAACAGGACATCCCCGCCCAGGACGGCAAGGTCGCCGTCGTCACCGGCGCCAACAGCGGCCTCGGGATGCAGACCGCGCGGGCCCTGGCCGAGCACGGCGCGCACGTCGTCCTCGCCGTGCGCAACCTCGACAAGGGCCGCGAGGCCCTCGCCCGCATCAGCGAGCGTGCCCCGGGCGCCAAGCTCAGCCTCCAGCGCCTGGACCTCGCCTCCCTCAAATCGGTACGCGCGGCCGCCGATGAGCTGCACACGGCGCATCCGAAGATCGACCTGCTCATCAACAACGCGGGCGTGATGTTCACACCCCGGCAGAAGACCGAGGACGGGTTCGACATGCAGTTCGGGGTCAACCACCTCGGGCACTTCGCGCTCACCGGCCTGCTGCTGGACCTGATGCTGCCCGTGCCCGGCTCCCGGGTGGTCACCGTCAGCAGCTTCGGCCACCGCATCCGGGCCGACATCCACTTCGACGACCTGCAGTTCGACCGCTCCTACAACCGGGTTGTCGCCTACGGTCAGGCCAAGCTGGCCAACCTGATGTTCACCTACGAACTCCAGCGCCGCCTCGCCCCGCACCACACCACCATCGCCGCCGCCGCGCATCCCGGCGTGTCGGATACCGAACTCATTCAGAACATGAGCGGCCTGGTGCGCAAGGGGTCCGAACTGGTCCAGCCTCTGCTGACCCAGCCGGCCGCCATGGGAGCGCTGCCCACCCTGAGGGCGGCCACCGATCCCGCCGTCACCGGAGGCCAGTTCTACGGCCCCAACGGCGTGGGCGGAACCCGCGGATACCCCGAGGTGGTCGCCTCCAGCAAGAAGTCCCACGACACGGCCGTCCAGCAGCGCCTGTGGGCCGTGTCCGAGCAGCTCACCGACGTCCGGTTCTCCGTCTGA
- a CDS encoding tyrosine-type recombinase/integrase — MPAVVRLPAGKALTVRAAADVFLDSLDNANTLRSYGIGVGKTAEHLGEARPLATVADDEIGGALEQLWGEAAVNTWNARRAAVLSWLGWCAERGYDGPKVPAWVKRMPPPDSETPARSKMAVDRLIARRDVHLREKTLWRMLYETVARSEEILGVNIEELDLAGRRAPVKAKGAKPRTRRRGVTREDYVLEPVYWDAGTARLLPRLVKGRTRGPVFVTHRKPGPGKVIAPRDVCPDTGLVRLSYGQARALLDAHTAIGGVPGTGWDLHEYRHSGLTHLGEAGASLPMLMAKSRHKKPENVRRYFHPSAEAIAEVTSLLAPGDARR; from the coding sequence GTGCCCGCTGTCGTACGACTGCCCGCCGGGAAGGCGTTGACCGTCCGCGCGGCGGCCGACGTGTTCCTCGACTCGCTGGACAACGCGAACACGCTCCGGTCGTACGGAATCGGCGTCGGCAAGACCGCCGAACACCTCGGCGAGGCCCGCCCGCTCGCCACCGTCGCGGACGACGAGATCGGCGGCGCCCTCGAACAGCTGTGGGGCGAGGCGGCGGTCAACACGTGGAACGCCCGCCGGGCGGCGGTGCTGTCCTGGCTGGGCTGGTGTGCCGAGCGCGGGTACGACGGCCCGAAGGTGCCAGCCTGGGTGAAGCGGATGCCCCCGCCGGACTCGGAGACTCCGGCCCGCTCGAAGATGGCGGTCGACCGGCTGATCGCCCGCCGCGACGTCCATCTCCGGGAGAAGACGCTGTGGCGGATGCTCTACGAAACCGTCGCGCGGTCGGAGGAGATCCTGGGCGTCAACATCGAGGAGCTGGACCTCGCCGGGCGCCGGGCTCCGGTGAAGGCCAAGGGCGCGAAGCCGCGCACCCGCCGCCGCGGCGTTACGCGCGAGGACTACGTCCTGGAGCCCGTGTACTGGGACGCCGGTACCGCCCGCCTGCTGCCCCGGCTGGTCAAGGGCCGTACGCGGGGGCCGGTGTTCGTCACCCACCGCAAGCCGGGTCCCGGCAAGGTCATCGCGCCGCGTGACGTGTGCCCGGACACCGGGCTGGTCCGGCTGTCTTACGGCCAGGCCCGCGCCCTGCTGGATGCGCACACGGCCATCGGCGGCGTACCGGGCACGGGCTGGGACCTGCACGAATACCGGCATTCCGGGCTCACCCACCTCGGCGAGGCCGGGGCCAGCCTGCCGATGCTGATGGCCAAGTCCCGGCACAAGAAGCCGGAGAACGTACGGCGCTACTTCCACCCGTCGGCGGAAGCGATCGCCGAGGTCACCAGCCTGCTCGCACCCGGCGACGCGCGCCGCTGA
- a CDS encoding RICIN domain-containing protein, with product MFPRPSTSPEASPGGRARRGRAWFRSAVPGRRQTHRGRRLHQRRSFWAAVGLAVVGGSVVVVNTASAAPVDTKAWYVLVNRNSGEVLDSLGYAANDGASLVQWSRNGGTNQQWKFIDSGDGNYRLQNRNSGKVLDDYKWSKTAGSKLVQWRDVNGANQQFHMKNSSDGYVRLINNFSGMAVEVKSGSKAKGGQIVQSPDRGGANQQWKLVPAGSVSGTGNAGSSGSSAKPTMPATPSGTRPASPTPSPAAARRSFSWAVTRFSSAA from the coding sequence ATGTTCCCTCGCCCATCCACGTCGCCGGAGGCGTCGCCCGGCGGCCGCGCCCGCCGTGGTCGCGCGTGGTTCCGCTCGGCCGTTCCGGGGCGGCGGCAGACGCATCGTGGCCGTCGGCTGCACCAGCGTCGGAGTTTCTGGGCGGCCGTCGGCCTGGCGGTCGTGGGCGGCTCCGTGGTCGTGGTCAACACGGCCTCAGCGGCACCCGTGGACACGAAGGCCTGGTACGTGCTGGTCAACCGCAACAGCGGCGAGGTGCTGGACAGCCTCGGCTACGCCGCGAACGACGGTGCTTCGCTGGTGCAGTGGAGCCGTAACGGCGGGACCAATCAGCAGTGGAAGTTCATCGACTCGGGTGACGGGAACTACCGGCTGCAGAACCGGAACTCCGGCAAGGTGCTGGACGACTACAAGTGGTCGAAGACCGCCGGCTCCAAGCTGGTGCAGTGGCGCGACGTGAACGGCGCCAACCAGCAGTTCCACATGAAGAACTCGTCGGACGGCTACGTGCGTCTGATCAACAACTTCAGTGGCATGGCCGTCGAGGTCAAGAGCGGCTCCAAGGCCAAGGGGGGCCAGATCGTCCAGTCTCCCGACCGGGGTGGCGCCAACCAGCAGTGGAAGCTCGTCCCGGCCGGCAGCGTCAGCGGCACCGGGAACGCGGGGAGCTCCGGCAGCAGCGCCAAGCCCACCATGCCTGCCACGCCGAGCGGCACCCGCCCGGCGTCGCCGACGCCGTCACCGGCGGCAGCTCGACGAAGCTTTTCTTGGGCAGTGACAAGGTTCTCGTCGGCGGCATGA
- a CDS encoding cytochrome P450 family protein, producing MQAPTLQELAPEGHDLATDPYPVYAALRAKGPVHRVLVPDSGECWLVVTRDAARAALTDPRLRNDIRHSSSWRTDGGYALGRNMLQSDPPDHTRLRRLVADHFTPGRIAALRPGIEAATAELLAALPRQGTADLVSGYALPLPVTVICDLLGVPAADRPDFHLWSNELVLPTSPGAATAAATDLAGYLTELTARKASAPDGTLMSDLASDASGLTAEELLGMAFLLLVAGYETTVNLISATVHALLADPAQLALLQADLSLVPAVVEESLRYNSPVHSATFRFAAEPLDLAGTRIAAGDAVQVSLAAASRDPHHFPDPDRFDLTRRPQGHLGFGHGLHHCLGAPLARAEAAIAVRMLVRQRPAMAFAIEPTQLTWRTGTLLRGLTELPVTLRWLDSL from the coding sequence GTGCAGGCACCCACACTTCAGGAACTGGCCCCCGAGGGCCATGACCTGGCGACCGACCCGTATCCCGTCTACGCGGCCCTGCGCGCCAAGGGCCCCGTGCACCGCGTCCTCGTCCCCGACAGCGGGGAGTGCTGGCTGGTCGTGACGCGGGACGCGGCCAGGGCCGCGCTCACCGATCCGCGGCTGCGCAACGACATCCGGCACTCCTCGTCCTGGCGGACGGACGGCGGCTACGCCCTCGGCCGCAACATGCTCCAGAGCGACCCGCCCGACCACACCCGTCTGCGCCGGCTGGTGGCGGACCACTTCACACCGGGCCGGATCGCCGCCCTGCGGCCGGGGATCGAGGCGGCCACGGCCGAGTTGCTCGCCGCGCTGCCCCGGCAGGGGACCGCCGACCTGGTGAGCGGGTACGCGCTGCCACTGCCCGTCACGGTGATCTGCGACCTGCTGGGCGTTCCGGCGGCGGACCGCCCCGACTTCCACCTCTGGTCGAACGAGCTGGTCCTGCCCACCTCGCCCGGGGCGGCGACCGCCGCGGCCACCGACCTGGCCGGCTACCTCACCGAACTGACCGCCCGGAAGGCCTCGGCCCCTGACGGCACCCTGATGAGCGACCTCGCATCCGACGCGTCCGGTCTCACCGCCGAGGAACTCCTCGGCATGGCCTTCCTGCTCCTGGTCGCGGGCTACGAGACCACGGTCAACCTGATCTCGGCCACGGTGCACGCACTGCTCGCCGACCCGGCCCAACTTGCCTTGCTGCAGGCCGACTTGAGCCTTGTACCGGCCGTCGTCGAGGAGTCGCTCCGCTACAACTCCCCCGTTCACTCCGCGACGTTCCGCTTCGCCGCCGAGCCCCTGGACCTCGCGGGCACGCGGATCGCCGCCGGTGACGCGGTCCAGGTCTCCCTCGCGGCGGCCTCCCGCGACCCGCACCACTTCCCGGACCCCGACCGCTTCGACCTCACCCGCCGCCCGCAGGGCCACCTGGGCTTCGGCCACGGCCTGCACCACTGCCTGGGCGCCCCACTGGCCCGCGCGGAGGCAGCGATCGCCGTACGCATGCTCGTACGGCAGCGCCCCGCAATGGCCTTCGCCATCGAGCCGACGCAGCTGACCTGGCGGACCGGCACGCTGCTGCGGGGGTTGACGGAACTGCCGGTCACGTTGCGCTGGTTGGATTCCCTGTAG
- a CDS encoding patatin-like phospholipase family protein, whose amino-acid sequence MSGNSSGTALVLGGGGPVGGAWLTGVLAGLADAGVDLGRADVVIGTSGGAIFGSRLACGQAPRELYERQLTGDDLVDLNVTTAQALRFLWAALGSRDPERSVRRLGRAALAARTAPASETYDAVRKLLRGATDWPAPALRIAAVDAVTGEVAAFDADAKVGLVDAVAASCAVPLVWPPVALDGRRWIDGGSRSTANLQLARGYRRVLAVAPIPSAVGPHPSAQQQAAALTAEGAAVSLLWPDRTARRAMGRDLTANARVPAAARAGFAQATAAAAEVAEVWHS is encoded by the coding sequence GTGAGTGGAAACAGCAGCGGAACCGCACTCGTACTCGGCGGCGGAGGTCCGGTCGGCGGCGCATGGCTGACGGGGGTCCTCGCCGGCCTCGCGGACGCCGGCGTCGACCTCGGGCGCGCCGACGTGGTGATCGGCACCTCGGGGGGCGCGATCTTCGGCTCCCGGCTGGCGTGCGGCCAGGCGCCGCGTGAGCTGTACGAACGCCAGCTCACCGGCGACGACCTCGTCGACCTCAACGTCACCACGGCCCAGGCGCTCCGCTTCCTGTGGGCGGCCCTCGGCTCCCGCGATCCGGAGCGCTCCGTACGGCGTCTCGGCCGGGCCGCCCTCGCCGCGCGCACCGCACCCGCGTCCGAGACGTACGACGCCGTACGAAAGCTGCTCCGCGGGGCGACGGACTGGCCCGCGCCGGCTCTGCGGATCGCGGCCGTCGATGCCGTGACCGGCGAGGTGGCGGCGTTCGACGCGGACGCGAAGGTGGGACTCGTCGACGCGGTGGCAGCCAGCTGTGCCGTACCCCTTGTCTGGCCGCCCGTCGCGCTCGACGGCCGCCGCTGGATCGACGGCGGCAGCCGCTCCACCGCCAACCTCCAACTGGCCCGCGGATACCGGCGGGTGCTGGCCGTCGCACCGATCCCGAGTGCCGTCGGTCCGCATCCGAGCGCGCAGCAGCAGGCCGCCGCGCTGACCGCCGAGGGGGCTGCCGTGTCCCTCCTGTGGCCCGACCGCACCGCCCGCCGCGCCATGGGCCGCGACCTGACCGCGAACGCCCGCGTGCCCGCCGCCGCGCGTGCCGGATTCGCCCAGGCCACGGCGGCCGCGGCCGAGGTGGCGGAGGTATGGCACAGCTGA
- a CDS encoding TetR/AcrR family transcriptional regulator, protein MTVGAGDATAPQRRDARRNRELLVEAAHEVFTELGLQAPLDVIARRAGVGNATLYRHFPTRAALIDAVFRGQLGETVAAGELARAAPDAWTGLDTYLRAVFRTLAADRGTNDLMTTHVQGIEALDDVHAHNRETMELLLERGREEGTIRADVTTEDVLFALAALGRAVPALIAATASTAPDAWCRPLALFLDSLRPAPAVLPGPALTAAQLGDVLRELGPHRAPVRSVRED, encoded by the coding sequence ATGACCGTCGGCGCAGGCGATGCAACGGCCCCGCAGCGGCGCGACGCGCGGCGCAACCGGGAGCTTCTGGTGGAGGCGGCCCACGAGGTGTTCACCGAGCTGGGGCTGCAGGCCCCGCTGGACGTGATCGCCCGCCGGGCGGGTGTCGGAAACGCGACGCTCTACCGGCACTTCCCCACCCGTGCCGCCCTCATCGACGCCGTCTTCCGCGGCCAGCTCGGCGAGACGGTCGCCGCGGGCGAGCTGGCCAGGGCCGCCCCCGATGCCTGGACCGGCCTCGACACCTACCTCCGGGCCGTCTTCCGCACACTGGCCGCCGACCGTGGCACCAACGACCTCATGACCACCCACGTCCAGGGCATCGAGGCGCTGGACGACGTGCACGCGCACAACCGGGAGACGATGGAACTGCTGCTGGAGCGCGGGCGCGAGGAGGGCACGATCCGCGCGGACGTCACCACGGAGGACGTTCTGTTCGCCCTCGCCGCTCTGGGCCGAGCCGTCCCGGCCCTGATCGCCGCGACTGCGTCGACCGCGCCGGACGCCTGGTGCCGTCCCCTCGCCCTGTTCCTGGACAGCCTGCGCCCGGCGCCGGCCGTTCTGCCGGGTCCCGCCCTCACCGCGGCCCAACTCGGTGACGTGCTGAGGGAACTGGGACCGCACCGCGCACCTGTACGGAGCGTAAGAGAGGATTGA
- a CDS encoding DUF4328 domain-containing protein has translation MNDHITPRPPDQTPDPVLRGVRGSARLAVVFLALAGAAWAVRAVWEIRLAVTGEPASGPPDQGGGQHRPLTSLEDSFHLVNTAGGITALLCAIVFLLWLDNVRDNARTLSGQQPRHSGFWLYAGWLIPVLNLWIPRGIVADVHQDSAPGERLPRSLNVWWALWLIGLISGVGLLYGDEVDELIARAYTDLWMLLASDAAVVGAAVAGIFVVRAVTAVQQRYIDGDRRYGDPPAHANV, from the coding sequence GTGAACGATCACATAACCCCCCGCCCGCCCGACCAGACCCCCGATCCCGTCCTGCGCGGCGTTCGCGGTTCGGCCCGTCTGGCCGTCGTCTTTCTCGCTCTTGCCGGTGCCGCCTGGGCGGTGCGGGCCGTCTGGGAGATTCGGCTGGCCGTGACAGGTGAGCCGGCCTCCGGACCGCCGGACCAGGGGGGCGGCCAGCACCGGCCGCTGACCTCGCTGGAGGACTCGTTCCACCTGGTCAACACGGCGGGCGGAATCACGGCACTGCTCTGCGCGATCGTGTTCCTGCTGTGGCTGGACAACGTACGGGACAACGCACGCACCCTGTCCGGGCAGCAGCCGCGGCACTCGGGTTTCTGGCTCTACGCGGGCTGGTTGATCCCCGTCCTCAACCTGTGGATCCCGCGCGGCATCGTGGCGGACGTCCATCAGGACAGCGCACCGGGCGAGCGGCTGCCGCGTTCCCTGAACGTGTGGTGGGCCCTGTGGCTGATCGGGCTGATCAGCGGGGTGGGTCTCCTGTACGGCGACGAAGTGGACGAGCTGATCGCCCGCGCCTACACGGACCTGTGGATGCTGCTCGCCTCCGACGCCGCTGTCGTCGGCGCGGCCGTGGCCGGCATCTTCGTCGTCCGCGCCGTCACCGCCGTACAACAGCGGTACATCGACGGTGACAGGCGGTACGGCGACCCACCGGCTCACGCCAACGTGTAG
- a CDS encoding SCO2400 family protein: protein MDYCSSCRRHLNGALVCPGCGAYAPDIAPVTEHGHGIPASATPIRPEPHPYGSFDPFAPVDPVAPVGAFDDLASAGRAGGVEDAAAAVPVTAGRAARRRQRARWKKSQRRAVVATAVALVGGGLTVASMDGGSGHGSRATAATDLSSMGSENDTADTSAEVPSTGPGTGKHRKPSAGDAQSPATGTPAQRSGASAPHTASDKTEPYTAPARHSKPSTASQPQTASTPSAGSGTTSTGSGASTANQSPSSPSNSDTTSGSSQSGSSSSSNSSSNSSSGSSQSGSSQSGSSQQSTTPAATSPSGICVLGLLCLS from the coding sequence GTGGACTACTGCTCCTCGTGCCGCCGGCACCTCAACGGCGCCCTGGTGTGCCCCGGTTGTGGTGCCTACGCCCCGGACATCGCACCGGTGACCGAACACGGCCACGGCATCCCGGCCTCCGCGACGCCGATCCGGCCCGAACCGCACCCGTATGGCTCCTTCGACCCGTTCGCCCCAGTCGATCCGGTCGCCCCCGTCGGCGCCTTCGACGACCTCGCGAGTGCCGGACGGGCCGGGGGAGTCGAGGATGCGGCAGCCGCCGTACCTGTCACCGCGGGGCGGGCCGCCCGGCGTCGGCAGCGGGCCCGCTGGAAGAAGAGTCAGCGGCGGGCCGTGGTCGCGACCGCTGTCGCGCTCGTCGGTGGCGGCCTGACCGTCGCCTCGATGGACGGTGGCTCCGGCCACGGCAGCCGGGCGACGGCGGCCACGGACCTGTCGAGCATGGGCTCCGAGAACGACACGGCGGACACGTCCGCCGAGGTTCCGTCGACCGGCCCGGGCACGGGCAAGCACCGCAAGCCCTCGGCCGGCGACGCCCAGTCCCCCGCGACCGGCACCCCGGCCCAGCGTTCCGGGGCCAGTGCGCCCCACACCGCTTCGGACAAGACGGAGCCTTACACCGCCCCCGCCCGGCACTCGAAGCCTTCGACGGCCTCGCAGCCGCAGACGGCGAGCACCCCCTCGGCGGGCTCCGGCACGACGTCCACCGGCAGCGGTGCGTCGACGGCGAACCAGTCGCCCTCGTCCCCGTCCAACAGCGACACGACGTCGGGCTCGTCCCAGTCGGGCTCGTCCTCGTCCTCCAACTCGTCCTCGAACTCGTCCTCGGGTTCGTCGCAGTCGGGCTCTTCCCAGTCGGGCTCCTCGCAGCAGAGCACGACCCCCGCGGCGACGTCGCCCTCGGGGATCTGCGTGCTCGGCCTGCTCTGCCTGAGCTGA
- a CDS encoding chitinase, producing the protein MLSCVTVTGLAAGLVALSEGGALAAGAGPSPYRPGAMPARVSAPYFEAWTGQSPAALAAASGNKYLTMAFLQTDAPGSCTAYWNGDTTQPISRSSFGKDISAIQARGGNVIPSFGGYSADTTGTELADSCTSVDAIAKVYESLVTTYGITRIDLDVEADSINNSAGIDRRNKAIAKVQKWAECTGRHVQFSYTLPTSTTGLAPNGVALLQNAVDNGARVDVVNIMTFDYWDGATHDMAADTETAAAGLHGQLGALHPKKSPAQLWQMIGVTEMPGIDDFGPEETFTTQDAVKVEKWAVAKGINTLSFWALQRDNGDCVGTAGSNSCSGIAQDTWQFSHTFAPFTRR; encoded by the coding sequence TTGTTGTCCTGTGTCACCGTCACCGGTCTGGCCGCCGGGCTGGTCGCGCTCAGTGAGGGAGGAGCCCTCGCCGCGGGTGCGGGTCCGTCCCCGTACCGGCCGGGGGCCATGCCCGCTCGGGTCTCGGCGCCGTACTTCGAGGCCTGGACCGGACAGAGCCCGGCCGCGCTCGCCGCCGCGTCCGGCAACAAGTACCTCACCATGGCCTTTCTGCAGACGGACGCACCCGGTTCGTGCACGGCGTACTGGAACGGCGACACCACCCAGCCGATCTCCAGGTCGTCCTTCGGCAAGGACATCTCGGCGATCCAGGCCCGCGGCGGCAACGTCATCCCCTCCTTCGGCGGCTACAGCGCCGACACCACTGGCACCGAACTCGCCGACAGCTGCACCAGCGTCGACGCCATCGCCAAGGTGTACGAGAGCCTCGTGACGACGTACGGGATCACGCGCATCGATCTCGACGTCGAGGCCGACTCCATCAACAACTCCGCCGGGATCGACCGCCGCAACAAGGCCATCGCCAAGGTGCAGAAGTGGGCCGAGTGCACCGGGCGGCACGTGCAGTTCTCGTACACACTGCCCACGAGCACGACCGGGCTGGCGCCCAACGGTGTCGCCCTGCTGCAGAACGCCGTCGACAACGGCGCCCGCGTGGACGTCGTCAACATCATGACGTTCGACTACTGGGACGGCGCCACCCACGACATGGCCGCCGACACGGAGACGGCCGCCGCCGGCCTGCACGGCCAACTCGGCGCTCTCCACCCGAAGAAGAGCCCGGCGCAGCTGTGGCAGATGATCGGTGTCACCGAGATGCCCGGCATCGACGACTTCGGCCCCGAGGAGACGTTCACCACCCAGGACGCGGTCAAGGTCGAGAAGTGGGCCGTCGCCAAGGGCATCAACACCCTCTCCTTCTGGGCACTCCAGCGCGACAACGGCGACTGCGTGGGCACCGCGGGCTCCAACTCCTGCTCCGGGATCGCCCAGGACACCTGGCAGTTCAGCCACACGTTCGCACCGTTCACGCGGCGCTAG